The following proteins come from a genomic window of Gimesia chilikensis:
- a CDS encoding MotA/TolQ/ExbB proton channel family protein, whose protein sequence is MDRSKSPLKRFALCCLLCCLSLLTPALCLAADDSGDTGASEISKVDLRQLVDDAGTIGIIIAVLSIAMVALIVEHLISIRSNALMPPGLAEEVHSLIAQQQYRSADSVCKSNPSFLSYILSAGLSEVQMGYGAVEKAMEDAAMQQSARLNRKIEYLSVIGTLSPMLGLLGTVWGMILAFSEFTAKANPDVAELAPGISKALITTLFGLSVTVPALASFAFFRNRIDELVAQSSLLAEHVFADFKHATVLGNRPVPKQPRKRAEEELAQRMANQQTAHPAPPPGGQET, encoded by the coding sequence ATGGATCGCAGTAAATCACCACTGAAGAGATTCGCACTCTGTTGCCTGCTCTGCTGCCTGAGCCTGTTGACGCCAGCTCTCTGCCTGGCAGCTGATGATTCTGGGGACACTGGTGCTTCTGAAATTTCGAAAGTCGATCTGCGTCAACTGGTCGATGATGCGGGAACCATCGGTATCATTATCGCCGTACTCAGCATCGCGATGGTCGCACTGATTGTCGAGCATCTCATCAGCATTCGCAGCAACGCCCTGATGCCCCCCGGACTCGCAGAAGAAGTCCACTCCCTGATCGCACAGCAGCAGTATCGCAGTGCCGACTCGGTCTGTAAATCGAACCCCAGCTTCCTGTCCTATATCCTTTCCGCCGGCCTCTCTGAAGTTCAGATGGGATACGGTGCGGTCGAGAAAGCGATGGAAGACGCCGCGATGCAGCAGTCTGCCCGTCTGAATCGTAAAATCGAATACCTGTCTGTAATTGGCACCCTCTCCCCGATGCTGGGTCTGCTGGGTACCGTCTGGGGGATGATCCTCGCGTTCTCAGAATTCACAGCGAAAGCAAATCCTGATGTCGCTGAACTCGCACCCGGGATCTCCAAGGCACTGATTACAACCCTGTTCGGTCTGAGTGTCACGGTTCCCGCGCTGGCCAGTTTCGCCTTCTTCCGCAACCGGATCGACGAACTGGTCGCCCAGTCCTCACTGCTGGCCGAACATGTTTTCGCAGACTTCAAGCACGCTACGGTTCTCGGCAACCGACCGGTCCCCAAGCAACCCCGTAAGCGCGCGGAAGAAGAACTGGCACAACGGATGGCCAATCAACAGACGGCCCATCCGGCTCCCCCTCCCGGAGGCCAGGAAACGTGA
- a CDS encoding ExbD/TolR family protein, which produces MRIPTRPRQAGIRFNITPLIDIVFLLIVFFLAATHLTQNEKLEAVELPEASQNETEPEEAPRRIIITITPDEKLHLRGNDISPEELDAQLISLDEDKRKETEIRIRGDRHIPYRIVERVLISCARAGISNVQFAVLND; this is translated from the coding sequence GTGAGAATTCCCACGCGTCCCCGCCAGGCCGGCATTCGATTCAATATCACTCCGCTGATTGACATCGTCTTTCTGCTGATAGTCTTCTTTCTGGCTGCGACGCACTTAACTCAAAATGAAAAGTTGGAAGCGGTTGAACTCCCGGAAGCGTCTCAGAATGAAACCGAACCGGAGGAAGCCCCGCGACGTATCATCATCACCATCACCCCAGATGAAAAACTGCATCTGAGGGGGAATGATATTTCACCGGAAGAACTGGACGCGCAGTTAATTTCACTCGATGAAGATAAACGGAAAGAGACAGAAATCCGAATTCGCGGCGATCGACATATTCCTTATCGCATTGTCGAACGGGTCTTAATCAGTTGTGCCCGCGCCGGGATCTCCAACGTACAGTTTGCCGTACTGAATGACTGA
- a CDS encoding ExbD/TolR family protein, whose protein sequence is MKIPSHHHSRSDIQDQATMTPMIDVVFLLLIFFISASANQIREFLLPTELATGSIESTETVPQEKPLGEVWLKLKYRDDQTIVELNDREYAQFDQLKQTLTELAELAPEIPVILDINEDVPLGEMIRTYDTCLAAGFQSINFATDASKVAPPKKPITAPN, encoded by the coding sequence ATGAAAATACCCTCACATCACCACAGTCGCTCTGATATCCAGGATCAGGCCACCATGACGCCGATGATCGACGTGGTGTTTCTGCTGCTGATTTTCTTCATCAGCGCCTCGGCCAATCAGATCCGGGAATTCCTGCTGCCCACCGAACTGGCCACGGGCAGCATTGAATCCACGGAAACGGTGCCGCAGGAAAAACCATTGGGAGAAGTCTGGTTAAAACTCAAATACCGTGATGACCAGACCATTGTAGAATTAAATGATCGCGAGTATGCTCAGTTCGACCAGTTGAAACAGACGTTGACCGAACTGGCAGAACTGGCTCCTGAAATTCCGGTGATCCTCGATATCAACGAAGATGTCCCACTGGGTGAAATGATTCGCACTTACGACACCTGCCTGGCAGCCGGTTTTCAGTCAATCAATTTTGCCACGGACGCCAGCAAAGTCGCTCCCCCGAAGAAACCGATTACCGCTCCCAACTGA
- a CDS encoding TatD family hydrolase, translated as MILFDTHAHLDEEAFHPDRNETVERALEAGVQTILTIGTTADSSQRAVDLAATFPQVYAVVGIQPNYVAQMKPGDWERILTLSTADKVVGIGETGLDRYWDYAPIELQQDYFSKHIQLSRERDLPFVVHCREAEADVVDLLQREAEQAPFKGLMHSFCGTPETAAACLELGMYISFAGMLTFKKNDELRETARLIPLDRLLVETDAPYLAPVPQRGKRNEPAFVKHTCACLAELHDKTPEEMAEITAQNARTLFQLN; from the coding sequence ATGATTCTGTTTGATACCCACGCCCACCTCGACGAGGAAGCCTTTCACCCTGACCGCAATGAAACTGTGGAACGTGCCCTGGAGGCGGGCGTACAGACCATTCTCACCATCGGAACCACAGCTGACAGCAGTCAGCGGGCCGTCGATCTGGCAGCCACTTTTCCCCAGGTCTATGCGGTCGTAGGCATTCAACCCAATTATGTCGCACAGATGAAACCGGGTGACTGGGAGCGGATCCTGACTCTCTCCACCGCAGACAAAGTGGTCGGCATCGGAGAAACCGGTCTGGACCGTTACTGGGACTACGCTCCTATTGAACTGCAGCAGGACTACTTCAGCAAACACATTCAGCTCTCCCGCGAACGTGATCTCCCTTTCGTGGTGCACTGCCGGGAAGCGGAAGCCGATGTCGTCGATCTGCTGCAACGCGAAGCAGAACAGGCCCCATTCAAAGGTCTGATGCATTCTTTCTGTGGGACTCCGGAAACAGCTGCTGCCTGTCTGGAACTGGGAATGTACATCTCCTTTGCCGGGATGCTGACCTTCAAGAAGAACGACGAACTCCGCGAAACCGCGCGGCTGATTCCCCTCGACCGCCTGCTCGTCGAAACCGATGCCCCCTATCTGGCACCGGTACCGCAACGGGGCAAACGGAACGAACCCGCGTTCGTGAAACACACCTGTGCCTGCCTGGCAGAGCTTCACGATAAGACGCCCGAGGAGATGGCTGAGATCACCGCGCAGAATGCCAGAACACTCTTCCAGTTAAACTAG
- a CDS encoding glutamate mutase L codes for MNSATEKKLDPDQINVILATDCGSTTTKAILIEKVNGEYRQTYRGEAPTTVEEPAADVTVGVVNAVTEVGELAGRKLIDENGEIIRPAQGDVGCDIYISTSSAGGGLQMMVAGVVREMSAASAKRAALGAGAIVMDTICSNDKRLPHEQIQRIRELRPDMILLAGGTDGGTQKHVVQLAELIAPAKPQPRFGGTYKMPIIYAGNQEATELVEEAFDEDVKLTTVANVRPVLELENLAPARDAIHDLFLEHVMAHAPGYNKLISWADAPIMPTPGAVGNILQTIAERQGINALGVDIGGATTDVFSVFDGTFNRTVSANLGMSYSISNVCASATLPMILRWVHLNMDPRALQNHIKNKMIRPTTIPQTREALVFEQAVAREALRLAYIQHKEFATTLKGVQQQRTVGDTFSQETSGQSIVDNMKLNLLVGSGGVLSHAPNMQQTAAMMIDAFEPEGMTVLAKDSIFMMPHLGVLAQVHPAAALQVFERDCLIYLGTCIAPRGFYKAGKTCFAYKITGKTLNESGEMVCGDMRLFPLGDDEWATVTVEPRRGYDFGEGSGKRVEFKARGGTVGLILDARGRPLMVPADESRHLAELNSWVEELKLYPEVT; via the coding sequence ATGAACTCCGCAACAGAAAAAAAACTTGATCCTGATCAAATCAATGTGATTCTCGCCACAGACTGCGGCAGTACCACGACCAAAGCCATTCTGATCGAAAAAGTAAATGGCGAATATCGTCAGACCTATCGTGGTGAAGCACCGACTACGGTCGAAGAGCCGGCCGCGGATGTAACCGTAGGAGTCGTCAATGCTGTAACCGAAGTCGGGGAACTCGCGGGTCGCAAACTGATAGACGAAAACGGCGAAATCATTCGCCCTGCCCAGGGAGATGTCGGCTGTGACATCTATATCTCGACTTCCAGTGCAGGAGGCGGACTGCAGATGATGGTTGCTGGCGTCGTGCGGGAAATGTCAGCCGCCAGTGCCAAACGAGCCGCGTTGGGGGCGGGTGCCATTGTAATGGACACAATCTGTTCCAACGACAAACGGCTGCCCCACGAACAGATTCAGCGAATCCGGGAACTGCGTCCCGATATGATTCTGCTCGCAGGAGGGACCGATGGCGGTACTCAGAAACATGTGGTACAGCTGGCAGAACTGATCGCACCCGCCAAGCCGCAGCCCCGCTTTGGTGGCACCTATAAGATGCCCATCATCTACGCCGGCAACCAGGAAGCAACCGAACTGGTCGAAGAGGCCTTTGACGAAGACGTCAAGCTGACAACCGTCGCCAACGTGCGTCCGGTGCTGGAACTGGAAAATCTGGCCCCTGCCCGCGATGCGATTCACGATCTCTTCCTCGAACACGTGATGGCCCATGCCCCGGGGTATAACAAACTCATCTCCTGGGCCGATGCCCCCATCATGCCCACTCCCGGAGCTGTCGGAAATATCCTGCAAACCATCGCGGAACGACAGGGCATCAACGCATTGGGGGTCGACATCGGTGGTGCCACGACCGATGTCTTCAGTGTCTTTGATGGCACTTTCAACCGCACTGTGAGCGCCAACCTGGGCATGAGCTATTCCATCTCCAATGTTTGTGCCTCCGCGACGCTCCCCATGATTCTCCGCTGGGTGCATCTGAATATGGATCCCCGTGCCTTACAGAATCACATTAAGAACAAAATGATTCGCCCCACGACCATTCCCCAGACCAGGGAAGCTCTGGTATTCGAGCAGGCCGTAGCCCGGGAAGCACTCAGGCTGGCTTACATCCAGCATAAGGAATTCGCGACAACACTCAAAGGGGTGCAGCAGCAGCGGACCGTAGGTGACACCTTCAGCCAGGAAACCAGCGGTCAGTCCATCGTCGATAACATGAAACTGAATCTGCTCGTGGGTTCCGGTGGCGTACTCTCACATGCCCCCAACATGCAACAGACGGCTGCCATGATGATCGATGCCTTTGAACCGGAAGGCATGACCGTACTGGCCAAGGACAGTATTTTCATGATGCCTCATCTGGGTGTGCTGGCCCAGGTTCATCCGGCTGCGGCACTGCAGGTCTTTGAACGAGACTGCCTGATTTATCTGGGAACCTGCATTGCTCCCCGCGGTTTTTACAAGGCTGGTAAAACCTGTTTCGCATATAAGATCACTGGCAAAACATTGAATGAATCGGGGGAGATGGTTTGCGGCGACATGCGGCTGTTCCCCCTAGGCGATGATGAATGGGCCACCGTGACCGTAGAACCCCGCCGTGGTTATGATTTTGGAGAAGGGTCCGGCAAACGCGTTGAATTCAAAGCACGGGGCGGAACTGTAGGCCTGATTCTGGATGCCCGCGGCAGACCGCTCATGGTCCCCGCAGATGAATCGCGACATCTGGCTGAACTTAACAGCTGGGTTGAAGAACTAAAACTTTACCCGGAAGTCACTTAG
- a CDS encoding DUF6754 domain-containing protein — protein MISSFNHMLKQTLLPLLTLCLLLSPALGAEAPAPPANFLAQDVPGDAGTAIDLSWTLSPDDEEQTKPRKVLRYVISRKVFTGDAKTLTPGTTLTVEVGGKEMTVEVVKNMNEYQLVGETTYSVNKFRDSNCETDVPYLYQIQAIGQEGLASRPVVLEQPVVAQLQWFNLQRGWFAMFVLLICGSVIMFIEMARRGKKLKVRKIAGLEAITDAVGRATEMGRSCLFVPGIQDINDIQTVAGITVLAQVAETTADYRATLEVPTSRSLVMTTARDTVEAAYLAAGRPDEYNEDDIYYITDEQFGYVASVTGKMVRDKPAACFYMGAFYAESLILAETGNSVGAIQVAGTAMPTQLPFFVAACDFTLIGEEFFAASAYLSREPQQLGSLKGQDFGKLVGGIVLVVGCVIATLAAFEAKAAPAEQDEPTSLESAQTYIKENILGKGGF, from the coding sequence ATGATCAGTTCATTTAATCATATGCTGAAACAGACGCTGCTTCCGCTGCTGACGCTCTGCCTGCTGCTGTCGCCGGCGTTGGGAGCCGAGGCTCCTGCTCCGCCTGCCAACTTCCTGGCTCAGGATGTCCCCGGAGATGCAGGGACCGCCATTGATTTGAGCTGGACTCTTTCTCCTGATGATGAGGAACAGACCAAACCGCGCAAAGTCCTGAGATATGTCATTTCGCGAAAGGTTTTCACCGGTGATGCCAAAACATTGACACCGGGAACAACGCTCACGGTCGAAGTCGGCGGAAAAGAAATGACTGTCGAAGTCGTCAAGAATATGAACGAGTATCAGCTTGTCGGCGAGACCACCTATAGTGTTAATAAATTCCGCGATTCCAATTGTGAAACGGATGTCCCTTACCTGTATCAGATTCAAGCCATCGGACAGGAGGGACTGGCATCGAGGCCAGTCGTTCTCGAACAACCAGTGGTAGCGCAGCTGCAATGGTTCAATCTCCAACGAGGTTGGTTTGCCATGTTTGTGCTCCTGATCTGCGGGTCAGTCATCATGTTCATTGAAATGGCTCGCCGGGGAAAGAAACTCAAGGTCCGCAAAATCGCTGGTCTGGAAGCGATCACCGATGCTGTGGGCCGCGCGACCGAAATGGGACGTTCCTGCCTGTTCGTCCCCGGTATTCAGGACATTAACGATATCCAGACCGTCGCCGGCATCACCGTACTCGCCCAGGTCGCAGAAACAACCGCCGACTACCGGGCGACTCTGGAAGTCCCCACTTCACGATCCCTGGTAATGACCACCGCCCGCGATACCGTGGAAGCCGCATACCTCGCCGCAGGTCGTCCTGATGAATACAACGAAGACGATATCTACTACATCACCGACGAACAGTTTGGTTATGTCGCCAGCGTGACTGGCAAAATGGTGCGCGACAAACCTGCTGCCTGTTTCTATATGGGTGCGTTTTACGCCGAGTCCCTGATTCTGGCAGAAACCGGAAACTCGGTCGGCGCGATTCAGGTCGCCGGCACAGCCATGCCGACTCAGCTCCCCTTCTTCGTCGCTGCCTGTGACTTCACTTTGATCGGCGAAGAGTTCTTCGCCGCTTCCGCTTACCTGTCACGGGAACCTCAGCAGTTGGGGAGTCTCAAGGGACAGGACTTCGGCAAGCTGGTGGGAGGCATCGTGCTGGTCGTTGGCTGCGTGATTGCCACTCTTGCTGCCTTTGAAGCAAAAGCAGCTCCTGCAGAACAGGACGAACCGACTTCCCTGGAGTCAGCTCAGACCTACATCAAAGAGAACATCCTCGGTAAGGGAGGTTTTTAA
- a CDS encoding MFS transporter, with the protein MNSQSSCAEVELKGGLEEIALPTYKFFPGWSILGIAALAQFLSAPGQSFSVAVFKDPMRMSLGLSETQYSLAYGFATIVSACLLPFIGRMLDHWGARIILPIVATGLAISCFFMSQIHTLGSLYLGFSLVRSLGQGALTLISVWMVGEWFEKKRGRATALAGFGSAFSVMTVPFINSWLISEYGWKTGWIFHAVTVAVCLILPGIFIVRNRPEDLGLHPDGIDPAQEPEPQPEEKSKRPLITATIESWTVRQVLRDPTFWKLLSVITTHALVGTGLVFHQIALLGSHGVPENWAIRMMAFQAVCATLLMFPAGWLTDRFPSRYILCFSMLCMALANLIVLTMPAIWMVVVYTFLLGITGSIFRSTATVVWINYYGRMNQGAVRGVAWSMMILASALGPLPVAMSIDYFGSYNPVLYLFMALPLMAALAVWSAHPPTLFKDEEPAAEPEAAS; encoded by the coding sequence ATGAATTCACAGTCCTCTTGTGCAGAAGTGGAACTGAAGGGTGGTCTCGAAGAGATCGCACTCCCCACCTATAAATTTTTCCCCGGCTGGTCCATTCTGGGAATCGCGGCACTGGCCCAGTTTCTGTCCGCACCTGGTCAGTCTTTCTCTGTCGCTGTCTTCAAAGATCCCATGCGGATGAGCCTGGGGCTTTCGGAAACCCAATACTCACTCGCCTATGGATTCGCCACGATTGTCAGTGCCTGTCTGCTCCCCTTCATCGGTCGCATGCTGGATCACTGGGGCGCCCGCATCATCCTGCCGATCGTGGCGACGGGACTGGCGATCTCCTGTTTCTTCATGTCGCAGATCCATACCCTGGGCAGCCTGTATCTGGGCTTCAGCCTTGTCCGCAGCCTGGGACAGGGCGCACTGACACTCATCTCGGTCTGGATGGTGGGCGAATGGTTTGAAAAGAAACGGGGACGCGCCACAGCCCTCGCCGGTTTCGGCAGTGCCTTTTCTGTGATGACTGTCCCCTTTATTAATAGCTGGTTGATCAGTGAGTATGGCTGGAAAACAGGCTGGATCTTCCACGCGGTTACCGTAGCGGTCTGTTTAATTCTGCCGGGTATTTTTATCGTCAGGAACCGGCCCGAGGATCTCGGCCTGCACCCGGATGGCATCGATCCCGCACAGGAACCGGAGCCCCAACCAGAAGAGAAGTCGAAGCGTCCCCTGATCACAGCCACGATTGAATCCTGGACGGTCCGCCAGGTCCTTCGCGACCCGACATTCTGGAAACTGCTCTCGGTGATCACCACCCACGCCCTGGTCGGTACCGGACTGGTCTTTCACCAGATCGCCTTGCTGGGCAGTCATGGAGTTCCCGAAAATTGGGCGATCCGCATGATGGCCTTTCAGGCCGTGTGTGCCACTCTGCTGATGTTCCCGGCTGGCTGGTTGACCGACCGCTTCCCCAGCCGCTACATCCTCTGCTTTTCCATGCTCTGCATGGCACTGGCGAATCTCATCGTGTTGACTATGCCTGCGATCTGGATGGTTGTTGTCTACACCTTCCTGCTGGGGATCACCGGGAGTATCTTTCGCAGCACAGCCACGGTCGTCTGGATCAACTATTATGGCCGCATGAATCAGGGCGCCGTACGTGGCGTGGCCTGGTCAATGATGATCCTTGCTTCTGCTTTGGGGCCCTTGCCGGTCGCCATGTCGATTGACTACTTCGGATCTTACAACCCGGTGCTCTATCTGTTCATGGCGCTCCCGCTGATGGCAGCCCTGGCCGTCTGGTCAGCTCATCCTCCGACATTGTTTAAGGACGAGGAGCCTGCTGCGGAACCGGAAGCCGCGAGTTAG
- a CDS encoding ion transporter, whose amino-acid sequence MNEPQPAPRTKPEHWRDRWYEIIFEADTPAGKLFDVVLLVAILLSVLVIMLESVPSLDEHYGQEFGYAEWFFTILFTIEYAARISCARHPLRYIVSFYGIVDLLSILPTYLMFFAPLEMQSLGVIRALRLLRAFRIFKLAHMLTEASELRRAIWASRSKITVFLATVVIAVVIEGTALYLIEGDQDSGFTSIPQSMYWAIVTMTTVGYGDIAPVTPLGKFLAAIIMILGYSLIIVPTGIVSAELAHPGGKKTPHWVTTQVCPECMKEGHDSDATFCKYCGAQL is encoded by the coding sequence ATGAATGAGCCTCAACCTGCTCCCCGAACCAAACCAGAACACTGGCGCGATCGCTGGTACGAGATCATTTTTGAAGCGGATACACCTGCAGGGAAACTGTTTGATGTCGTGCTGCTGGTTGCCATTCTATTAAGTGTGCTGGTCATCATGCTCGAGAGTGTTCCTTCTCTGGATGAACACTATGGTCAGGAATTCGGCTATGCCGAGTGGTTTTTTACCATTCTATTTACGATTGAATATGCGGCCCGCATCAGCTGTGCCCGGCATCCTTTGCGGTACATCGTCAGCTTTTACGGCATCGTCGACCTGCTCTCGATTCTGCCAACCTACCTGATGTTCTTCGCTCCGCTGGAAATGCAGAGTCTGGGCGTGATCCGTGCACTGCGGTTGTTACGTGCGTTCCGAATTTTCAAGCTCGCCCACATGCTGACAGAAGCTTCGGAATTGCGGCGAGCGATCTGGGCCAGCCGTTCCAAAATCACAGTCTTCCTGGCAACTGTCGTAATTGCTGTTGTGATTGAAGGGACTGCCCTGTATCTGATCGAGGGGGATCAGGACAGCGGATTTACTTCGATTCCTCAGAGCATGTACTGGGCAATCGTGACCATGACGACGGTCGGATATGGTGATATCGCGCCAGTGACGCCTCTCGGAAAGTTTCTGGCAGCGATCATCATGATTCTGGGTTACAGCCTGATCATCGTTCCGACCGGGATCGTCTCAGCAGAACTGGCCCATCCCGGCGGTAAGAAAACCCCTCACTGGGTTACTACGCAGGTCTGTCCGGAATGCATGAAGGAAGGACACGATTCCGATGCCACATTCTGTAAATACTGCGGCGCGCAACTCTGA
- a CDS encoding GNAT family N-acetyltransferase produces MPADHGRVLIVWEAAVRATHHFLSEDEIETLKPLVRQACFEGMPLFGVRDSEGEVIAFSGVDSPKLEALFVHPDWSGKGLGRLLVEHAIREQDVCLVDVNEQNPAAVDFYLHLGFEVAHRSDVDGFGKPYPLLHLKLPDQTI; encoded by the coding sequence ATGCCCGCTGATCATGGCCGGGTCCTGATTGTCTGGGAAGCCGCGGTCCGCGCGACTCACCATTTTCTCTCTGAAGACGAAATCGAGACTCTCAAACCGTTGGTCAGGCAGGCCTGCTTTGAAGGAATGCCGCTGTTTGGTGTGCGCGATTCTGAGGGAGAAGTGATTGCTTTTTCGGGAGTTGATTCTCCCAAACTGGAAGCGCTGTTCGTCCATCCGGACTGGTCTGGCAAAGGGCTGGGACGTTTGCTGGTAGAGCACGCCATCCGGGAACAGGATGTCTGTCTCGTCGATGTGAACGAGCAGAATCCTGCAGCCGTTGACTTCTATCTGCATCTCGGTTTTGAGGTCGCCCATCGCTCGGATGTGGATGGCTTTGGAAAGCCGTATCCTCTGCTGCACCTGAAACTGCCGGATCAGACAATCTGA